The segment CACCACACGGCGTACGACCGGCCCTGGCCGCCCTGGGTCGAGGAACGGCTCGCCGCGCGGCGCACGGACGGCGGCGACAGCCCCGACCTGGCGCTCGCGGAGACCGCCTGGCGGCACCTGCGGGACACCTGGGTGCTCGCCGCCGACCTCGACGGCCGGACGGGCGACGACCCCGGCTGCCCGGTCGACGAGGAGGAGCGGATCTGGCTGCCGGCCTGGAAGCTGGGGCTGCCGCTCGCCCATCTCTCGCTGCATCTGCGCTGAGCGGGGTCCGGACGGCGGCGTCACCGGTTCACGGCGGCGAACGGTGCACTCCCTGCCGGTACTTGGGGATGCGTACCGTCACCTTCATCCCCGCACCGACCCCGGTCTCGATGACGAGCCCGTACTCAGCCCCGTACACCTGACGCAGCCGCTCGTCCACGTTGGAGAGACCGATGCCGGAGCCGGCGGGGTGCTCGCCGCGCAGGACCGCGCGCAACAGCTCCGGTTCCATGCCGATGCCGTCGTCCTCGACGGTCACCACGGCCTCCGCGCCCGCGTCGCGGGCCGCGATCGTGACGCGGCAGCCCCGCTCACGGTCCTCCAGACCGTGCTTCACGGCGTTCTCCACCAGGGGTTGGAGACAGAGGAAGGGCAGGGTGACCGGCAGCACCTCGGGGGCGATCTGCAGCCTCACCTTCAGCCGGTCCCCGAACCGCGCCCCCGCGAGCGCCAAGTACTGCTCGATGGAGCGCAGTTCGTCGGCGAGCTGGGCGAACTCACCGTGCTTGCGGAACGAGTAGCGGGTGAAATCGGCGAATTCGAGGAGGAGTTCACGCGCCTGCTCCGGGTCCGTGCGGACGAACGAGGCGATGGCGGCGAGCGAGTTGAAGATGAAGTGCGGGGAGATCTGGGCCCGCAGGGCGCGGATCTCGGCCTCCACGATCCGCGTGCGCGAGCGGTCCAGCTCGGCGAGCTCCAGCTGTACGGAGGCCCAGCGGGCCACCTCGGTCGCGGCCCGCACCAGGACGGCCGACTCCCGCGAACCGTAGGCGACGAGCGCGCCGAGGACACCGTCCTCACCGGTCAGCGGGGCGATCACCGCCCAGCGCAGCGGGCACACGGGGTCGGCGCAGCCGGTGTGCGCGGACCGGCTGCGGCCGGTCTCCAGGGTCTCGGCGACCTGTTCCGGGGCGTGCGCGCGGTGATGGTCCTCGCCCGGTCCGTCCCAGGCGAGGACGGCGCCCCGGTCGGTGAGGCAGAGCGCCTCCGTGCCGAGCAGCGAGCGGAGGGTGCCGGCCGCTCTGCGGGCGGTCTCCTCGGTGAGTCCGGCGCGCAGCGGCGGGGCCGCGAGGGAGGCGGTGTGCAGGGTGTGGAAGGTGGCCCGCTCGACGGGCGTGCCGAGGTCGGGATCGGCGGTGCGGCCCCCGCGCCGGGCGGCGAACCGCCCCAGGACGAAGCCGGCGGCGAGCAGCACGGCACCGGCGGCGGCCGCGGCGGCGAGCGCGATGCCGCTCATCGGCGGACCTCCTGGGCGGGAGCGGTGACGGTGCCGGTGATCTCCTCGGGCAGATGGAGGCGGGCGAGGAGGGCCGGGGTGCCGGGCGGGACCCGGCGGGGTGTGGCCAGCGAGACGAGGACCATGGTGAGGAAGCCGAGCGGGACCGACCAGACGGCCGGCCAGGCCATCAGGGTGTGCGGCCAGCCCTCGGGGGCGAGTCCGGCCCGGGTCGCCATCACGGCCGCGAGGGCGGAACCCCCGCCGAGCAGCAGCCCGGCCATCGCACCGGGCGGGGTGAGCCGCCGCCACCAGATGCCGAGGACGAGCAGCGGGCAGAAGGAGGAGGCGGAGACGGCGAAGGCGAGGCCGACGGCGTCGGCGACCGGGACCTTCGAGGCGAACACCCCCACCGCGAGCGGTACTGCGGTGGCGAGCAGGGTCGCCAGCCGGAAGTGCCGTACGCCCCGGGAGGGCAGCACGTCCTGGGTGAGGACTCCGGCGACGGACATGGTGAGCCCCGAGGCGGTGGAGAGGAACGCGGCGAAGGCGCCGCCCGCGAGGAGCGCCCCGAGGAGCTCGCCGAGCAGTCCGCCCAGGATCCGGTCGGGCAGCACCAGCACGGCGGCGTCGGCGGAACCGGTGAGGGCGAGCTCGGGGGCGTAGATCCGGCCGAGGGCGCCGTACAGCGGCGGCAACAGGTAGAAGGAACCGACCAGTCCGAGGACGACGAGGGTGGTGCGGCGGGCGGCGCGGCCGTGCGGACTGGTGTAGAAGCGGACGGCGACGTGCGGCAGGCCCATGGTGCCGAGGAAGGTGGCGAGGATCAGTCCGTACGTGGCGTACAGCCGGTGCCCGTCGCGGCCCCCGGCGAGCGGCTGGGACCAGCCGAGCGGGTCCGTGCCGCTGGCGACCCTCCCGGGCAGTTCCGCTCCCGGGGCGAAGGCGAGCGTCGTACCGCCGAGGACGTGATGGGTGCCGGGTGCGAGGGTCACGGTCCGCTGCTCGTACGGGACCGAGTCGACGCTGCCGGTGACGGTGAGCGTGAGGGGATCGTCGAGTCCGATCCGTACCGTGTCGGCGACCCTGACGACGGTGTGCCCACGCAGGACGGCGGGGGCGTCGAAACGGGCCCTGGGCGCCCCGTCCCCGAACCAGGCGGCGAGCAGGAAGAGGACGGGGACGAGCAGGGCCGTGAGTTTCAGCCAGTACTGGAAGGCCTGCACGAAGGTGATGCTGCGCATCCCTCCCGCGGCGACCGTCCCCGTGACGACGAGGGCGACGAGCAGCCCGCCGACCCAGTCGGGGGCGCCGGTGAGGATCTC is part of the Streptomyces sp. NBC_00250 genome and harbors:
- a CDS encoding histidine kinase, whose amino-acid sequence is MSGIALAAAAAAGAVLLAAGFVLGRFAARRGGRTADPDLGTPVERATFHTLHTASLAAPPLRAGLTEETARRAAGTLRSLLGTEALCLTDRGAVLAWDGPGEDHHRAHAPEQVAETLETGRSRSAHTGCADPVCPLRWAVIAPLTGEDGVLGALVAYGSRESAVLVRAATEVARWASVQLELAELDRSRTRIVEAEIRALRAQISPHFIFNSLAAIASFVRTDPEQARELLLEFADFTRYSFRKHGEFAQLADELRSIEQYLALAGARFGDRLKVRLQIAPEVLPVTLPFLCLQPLVENAVKHGLEDRERGCRVTIAARDAGAEAVVTVEDDGIGMEPELLRAVLRGEHPAGSGIGLSNVDERLRQVYGAEYGLVIETGVGAGMKVTVRIPKYRQGVHRSPP
- a CDS encoding sodium/solute symporter, translated to MNQTYAVAAVTAVVLATVLIGALGLRISRTTSDFYVASRTVRPGLNAAAISGEYLSAASFLGIAGLVLVQGPAMLWYPVGYTAGYLVLLVLVAAPLRRSGAYTLSDFAEARLESPGARRLASLFVVGIGWLYLLPQLQGAGLTLEILTGAPDWVGGLLVALVVTGTVAAGGMRSITFVQAFQYWLKLTALLVPVLFLLAAWFGDGAPRARFDAPAVLRGHTVVRVADTVRIGLDDPLTLTVTGSVDSVPYEQRTVTLAPGTHHVLGGTTLAFAPGAELPGRVASGTDPLGWSQPLAGGRDGHRLYATYGLILATFLGTMGLPHVAVRFYTSPHGRAARRTTLVVLGLVGSFYLLPPLYGALGRIYAPELALTGSADAAVLVLPDRILGGLLGELLGALLAGGAFAAFLSTASGLTMSVAGVLTQDVLPSRGVRHFRLATLLATAVPLAVGVFASKVPVADAVGLAFAVSASSFCPLLVLGIWWRRLTPPGAMAGLLLGGGSALAAVMATRAGLAPEGWPHTLMAWPAVWSVPLGFLTMVLVSLATPRRVPPGTPALLARLHLPEEITGTVTAPAQEVRR